One genomic region from Phorcysia thermohydrogeniphila encodes:
- a CDS encoding 2Fe-2S iron-sulfur cluster-binding protein, with amino-acid sequence MNSFKIVIDGKECEAYPGETVLQVAERNGIVIPVFCYHRELRPEGACRVCLVEVEGAPRLATACTLKAMPNMVVRTNTERVKKARAGVIELILNNHTLECPICDKSGECELQMTGFRHGPKKSRYKEPRREKDIVIKGPLIEIDNDRCILCRRCIRMCGENMGNRVLGILKRGYKAYVSPFKGDFLESGCRHCGSCIDVCPVGSLLDRAFKYKDRPWRMEKTWTTCTFCGSGCRLEVDTYHGRIKRVVGRIGVNSGHNRGYLCVRGKWGWDVVYSERRLKKPLLKDGEGLREITLQEAIDVLKEKVCGRRVNLYVDSSLTNEELEFLYAVFGGENVTSDAYSFSQALSGISEITGSFETDRFSSIYDADIVFVVGDFIEEITPVVATLLRLAVIQRGKRLIRLGTFPSKLDSVAFQSLLVGEEDLIDTLKHFIMGALDSSYTSNSRDIDRAAKVLRNKKVAFVLAGLTLFSPDVKEISKTVAYLAKRLFANSPVIVVPPKANSIKVSKLFNLKKPSELEGEVNVLVNVELNRDFPGVSLKEGFTVLFSPYYTRDVALADLIIPVETGLEKRGTVEGVEGELSLETSLEPEYSLKEILNSLPLEPVEVLRKEFPLNEELGHTSLKREEGEFYLTVLLNRTGWNSVSYYSENVSRVASGRVLLLNPEDGKGREIVTLKTSGGELTVPVKEWEGVPQGRALLRIERFTRDVSQLLRGYFPAMTGIPCKLLLEA; translated from the coding sequence ATGAATAGCTTCAAGATAGTTATAGACGGTAAGGAGTGTGAGGCCTATCCGGGAGAGACGGTTTTACAGGTTGCTGAAAGGAACGGGATAGTTATTCCGGTTTTTTGCTACCACAGGGAGCTCCGCCCGGAAGGAGCCTGTAGGGTTTGCCTTGTTGAAGTTGAGGGAGCTCCCCGTTTGGCGACCGCCTGCACTCTTAAGGCCATGCCCAACATGGTCGTAAGGACAAACACCGAAAGGGTAAAGAAGGCAAGGGCCGGGGTCATAGAGCTCATTCTCAACAACCATACCTTGGAGTGTCCTATCTGCGATAAGTCCGGTGAGTGTGAGCTCCAGATGACGGGCTTTAGGCACGGCCCAAAGAAGTCCCGCTATAAGGAGCCAAGGCGTGAGAAAGACATTGTTATAAAAGGCCCTCTTATTGAGATAGACAACGACCGCTGTATCCTGTGCCGCCGTTGCATAAGGATGTGCGGCGAAAATATGGGGAACCGAGTTCTTGGAATCCTTAAAAGGGGCTACAAAGCTTACGTTTCTCCTTTTAAAGGTGACTTCCTTGAAAGTGGCTGCAGGCACTGTGGAAGTTGCATAGACGTATGTCCCGTTGGCTCTCTCCTTGACAGAGCTTTTAAGTATAAAGACCGCCCTTGGCGTATGGAAAAGACGTGGACTACTTGCACCTTCTGCGGTTCAGGTTGTAGGCTGGAAGTAGACACCTATCACGGCCGAATAAAGAGAGTTGTCGGAAGAATAGGAGTAAACAGCGGACACAACAGAGGATACCTTTGCGTAAGAGGAAAGTGGGGCTGGGACGTTGTTTACTCTGAGAGGAGGCTAAAGAAACCTCTATTAAAGGATGGGGAGGGACTCCGAGAGATAACCCTACAGGAAGCTATAGATGTTCTAAAGGAGAAAGTTTGTGGCAGGAGAGTTAACCTTTACGTTGATAGCTCCCTGACAAATGAAGAGCTGGAGTTCCTTTATGCTGTCTTTGGAGGCGAGAACGTAACATCTGACGCCTATTCCTTTTCTCAGGCTCTTTCTGGAATTTCAGAGATAACCGGCAGTTTTGAGACAGATAGATTTTCGTCAATATACGACGCGGACATAGTTTTCGTCGTTGGCGACTTCATAGAGGAGATAACTCCTGTTGTGGCAACGCTTTTAAGGCTTGCAGTTATTCAGAGAGGGAAAAGGTTAATAAGGCTTGGAACCTTCCCTTCAAAGCTTGACTCTGTAGCTTTTCAGTCCTTACTCGTTGGGGAAGAGGACCTTATAGACACCTTGAAGCACTTTATCATGGGAGCTCTTGACTCTTCCTATACTTCAAACAGCCGGGATATAGACAGAGCTGCAAAGGTTCTGAGGAACAAGAAGGTAGCCTTCGTTTTAGCTGGTTTAACCCTTTTCAGTCCCGATGTAAAGGAGATTTCCAAGACGGTTGCTTACCTTGCCAAAAGACTCTTTGCTAATAGTCCTGTAATAGTTGTTCCTCCAAAGGCTAACTCAATAAAGGTTTCAAAACTCTTTAACCTGAAAAAGCCTTCTGAGCTTGAAGGTGAGGTAAACGTCCTTGTGAATGTAGAGCTTAACAGGGACTTTCCGGGAGTTTCTTTAAAGGAAGGTTTCACCGTTCTCTTTTCTCCCTACTATACCCGGGACGTGGCCTTGGCAGACCTTATAATTCCCGTAGAGACGGGGCTTGAGAAGAGGGGAACGGTTGAAGGGGTAGAAGGGGAGCTCTCCTTGGAGACCTCCCTTGAGCCTGAATATTCCCTGAAGGAGATACTGAACTCGCTGCCGTTAGAACCTGTAGAAGTTTTAAGAAAAGAGTTTCCTCTGAACGAGGAGCTTGGCCATACAAGTCTAAAGAGGGAAGAGGGAGAGTTTTACCTGACTGTTCTTTTAAACAGGACAGGGTGGAACTCTGTGAGCTACTACTCTGAAAACGTTAGTAGGGTAGCTTCTGGAAGGGTTCTCCTCCTTAACCCTGAAGATGGGAAAGGAAGGGAGATTGTAACTTTGAAAACTTCCGGAGGAGAGCTGACAGTTCCGGTAAAGGAGTGGGAAGGAGTTCCACAGGGTAGAGCTCTGCTTAGGATAGAAAGGTTTACGAGGGACGTTTCACAGCTTTTAAGAGGATACTTTCCTGCAATGACAGGAATTCCGTGTAAACTGCTACTGGAGGCGTGA
- a CDS encoding Crp/Fnr family transcriptional regulator yields the protein MVKVEMAKKFPLFSNFTEKELEEVSHYLDYKVFPKGEVLFEEGDPGDKIFFLVKGRVGLYRPDPFGNEVKVAVSEAGTPLGELSFFSSKFHSSKGVALKETHALVLTREGYEKLKEEDPYLAVKMVESLARVVAERLKEMNRKFVDTVCFIWGGPKK from the coding sequence ATGGTAAAGGTTGAGATGGCAAAAAAGTTTCCTCTCTTTTCAAACTTTACGGAGAAAGAGCTTGAAGAGGTTTCCCACTACCTTGACTACAAAGTTTTCCCAAAGGGAGAGGTTCTCTTTGAAGAGGGAGACCCCGGAGACAAGATATTCTTCTTGGTAAAGGGAAGGGTAGGGCTTTACCGTCCAGACCCTTTTGGAAATGAGGTGAAGGTGGCCGTAAGCGAGGCCGGAACTCCTCTTGGAGAGCTCTCCTTCTTTAGCAGCAAGTTTCACTCTTCAAAAGGTGTGGCTCTAAAAGAAACCCATGCCTTAGTTCTTACAAGGGAAGGTTACGAGAAATTAAAGGAAGAAGACCCCTACTTGGCGGTTAAGATGGTGGAATCTTTGGCCAGAGTCGTTGCAGAAAGGCTAAAAGAAATGAACAGAAAGTTCGTTGATACCGTCTGCTTTATCTGGGGAGGTCCTAAGAAGTGA
- the nuoH gene encoding NADH-quinone oxidoreductase subunit NuoH — translation MTSNFLSLLFVVGLMLVAVPPITYLERKVLGHMQQRPGPMVVGFHGLLQPLADAIKLIFKEDIVPRGADRLLFMLAPSFSVFGALLAASVVPIGFIQAVPLKSGLLFVMAMSAISIYALVLAGYASNSKYSFLGGMRAAAQVLGFELPMGFAIMAMVLLYGTLDFNEMVKWQQEHGWGIFYQPVAFLLFLFMMVAEIGRPPFDLPEGESELVGGFHTEYSGMRFAAFYFGEYINIIVLSLIVSLLFLGGWSGPFAKEYPVLGVIYHLLKAGFFIFLTFWLRATFPRYRFDQMLSIMWKIMLPVSIVNVFVAALQVFLFRL, via the coding sequence GTGACGAGTAACTTTTTAAGCCTTCTCTTCGTCGTGGGGCTTATGCTCGTTGCGGTTCCCCCTATTACTTACCTTGAAAGGAAGGTTCTCGGCCACATGCAGCAGAGGCCGGGGCCTATGGTTGTAGGCTTCCACGGCCTACTTCAGCCCCTTGCCGACGCTATAAAGCTCATTTTTAAGGAAGACATAGTTCCCCGTGGAGCGGATAGACTCCTATTTATGCTTGCCCCTTCTTTCAGCGTCTTTGGAGCTCTCCTTGCTGCCTCTGTGGTTCCAATTGGCTTTATACAGGCCGTTCCGCTAAAGTCTGGTCTCCTCTTTGTTATGGCGATGAGCGCCATTTCCATCTACGCCTTGGTTCTTGCCGGTTACGCTTCAAACAGCAAGTACTCCTTCTTGGGCGGAATGAGGGCTGCCGCTCAGGTTCTCGGTTTTGAGCTACCTATGGGATTTGCCATTATGGCCATGGTTCTCCTCTACGGCACCCTTGACTTTAATGAAATGGTAAAGTGGCAGCAGGAGCACGGCTGGGGAATCTTTTACCAGCCCGTAGCTTTTCTCCTCTTCCTCTTTATGATGGTTGCAGAAATTGGAAGACCTCCCTTTGACCTGCCGGAGGGAGAGAGCGAGCTCGTTGGAGGTTTCCACACAGAATATTCCGGAATGAGGTTCGCCGCCTTCTACTTTGGGGAGTACATAAACATAATCGTTTTGTCACTAATTGTTTCCCTTCTCTTTTTGGGTGGCTGGAGTGGACCTTTTGCAAAAGAATATCCCGTCCTTGGCGTTATTTACCACCTTCTGAAGGCCGGTTTCTTCATCTTCCTAACCTTCTGGCTTCGGGCTACATTCCCACGCTACAGGTTTGACCAGATGCTCTCAATTATGTGGAAGATAATGCTTCCAGTTTCCATAGTTAACGTTTTTGTAGCAGCGCTTCAAGTTTTTCTTTTTAGACTTTAA
- the nuoI gene encoding NADH-quinone oxidoreductase subunit NuoI gives MEVLKKALFTDLLKGMRVTLRTMFKPTVTLHYPFEKEKPRKRFRGIHALKLNPDGSLRCEACFLCATMCPSNVIDMEMTEGENGEKVLVDFTVDLTRCLFCGLCVEACPRDAIVMTDIYEFSQYSVDKLVLHKEDLLKLGEYYQKWERENK, from the coding sequence ATGGAAGTACTGAAGAAGGCGCTTTTTACAGACCTTCTCAAAGGGATGAGGGTGACTTTAAGGACTATGTTTAAGCCTACGGTCACCCTTCACTACCCCTTTGAGAAGGAAAAGCCCAGAAAGCGCTTTAGAGGTATTCACGCCCTCAAACTTAACCCGGACGGTAGCTTGCGTTGCGAGGCCTGCTTTTTGTGTGCAACTATGTGTCCAAGTAACGTCATAGATATGGAAATGACAGAGGGAGAGAACGGTGAGAAGGTTCTCGTTGACTTCACCGTTGATCTAACGAGGTGTCTCTTCTGTGGGCTATGCGTTGAAGCCTGTCCAAGGGATGCAATCGTTATGACAGATATTTACGAGTTCTCCCAGTACAGTGTAGATAAACTCGTTCTGCACAAGGAAGATCTTTTAAAGCTCGGAGAGTACTACCAGAAGTGGGAGAGGGAAAATAAATGA
- a CDS encoding NADH-quinone oxidoreductase subunit J family protein, whose protein sequence is MSEVFFYFFSVLSIVFAAVAVTSQNIIRGGVALLGCFVSLGAVYFTVGAEFLGIVQVIVYGGAIIVLYLFALMTMDLASLKSEPFKAFLVAAGGLLSVVTAFLLLTGGMVLTKDFKPSISGAEDLALPMFFKFLLPFEVVSVLLLIATVGAVAIGRRES, encoded by the coding sequence ATGAGTGAGGTGTTCTTTTACTTTTTCTCCGTTCTCTCTATAGTCTTTGCTGCGGTTGCAGTTACTTCGCAGAACATCATAAGAGGTGGAGTAGCCCTCCTTGGATGCTTTGTTTCACTTGGGGCAGTTTACTTTACCGTAGGCGCGGAGTTTCTCGGAATAGTTCAGGTTATCGTCTACGGTGGAGCCATTATAGTTCTTTACCTATTTGCCCTTATGACGATGGATTTAGCCTCTTTAAAGTCTGAGCCTTTTAAGGCTTTTCTTGTTGCAGCTGGTGGTTTACTGTCGGTTGTTACGGCCTTCCTCTTGCTGACGGGAGGTATGGTTCTTACTAAGGACTTTAAGCCTTCTATTTCTGGTGCTGAGGACCTTGCCCTGCCGATGTTCTTTAAGTTTCTTCTGCCTTTTGAGGTCGTTTCGGTGTTGCTTTTAATTGCCACTGTAGGGGCTGTTGCGATTGGAAGGAGGGAAAGCTGA
- the nuoK gene encoding NADH-quinone oxidoreductase subunit NuoK yields the protein MAPTDFFVLSAFLFGIGIFGLVVRRNVISIFFSLELLLNSANVLLVGFSKLHGNLYGEVFVFFVLAVAAAEAAVGLAIVVALYRLTGSVDTSEFRRLRW from the coding sequence ATGGCACCGACGGACTTTTTTGTCTTAAGCGCTTTTCTCTTTGGGATAGGAATTTTCGGGCTCGTTGTGAGGAGGAACGTTATATCAATCTTTTTCTCTTTGGAGCTCCTTTTAAACAGCGCAAACGTTCTTCTTGTTGGCTTTTCAAAGCTTCACGGAAATCTCTACGGTGAAGTTTTTGTCTTTTTCGTCCTTGCAGTAGCGGCTGCAGAGGCTGCTGTTGGGTTGGCAATAGTTGTAGCCCTATATAGGCTAACTGGTAGCGTGGACACTTCAGAGTTTAGAAGGCTGAGGTGGTGA
- the nuoL gene encoding NADH-quinone oxidoreductase subunit L: MGLTFLIAFLPLVAFLVNGICGSLFGLSGFRNRSHYVGVTAVGASMLLSFYVLFKVTGGEVISEVWFSWLISGGLSASFGGYVDSLTAVMLVVVTLVSFLVHVYSVGYMHEDPGYDRFFAYLGLFTFSMLVLVLSPNFLQLFFGWEAVGLSSYLLIGFWYKKKSAADAAVKAFLMNRVGDFLFILGVVSVFWVFGSLDFHDVFSKVPEVSVKELSIIALLLLGGAVGKSAQFPLHTWLPDAMEGPTPISALIHAATMVAAGVFMVARCAPIYEASQVLTVVGVIGVITAFGAATIGLTQFDIKRVLAYSTLSQLGYMFAALGVGAYVYAMFHLFTHAFFKALLFLGSGSVIHAMGGEQDIRKMGGLYKYMKVTAVTFIVGALALSGIPPLAGFFSKDKIITSAFGEGHLAFWFFLTAGTFLTSLYMGRLIFLVFFGEERFGDEVRKHLHESPPVMTVPLLVLAVLSLFAGFLEGWFVHFVGNSVPNVSFELSHSVEVFLVLTSIGLSLLGIFVAAYIYLWRKASPEKIATLFGPLYRLVYNKYYFDEVYDFLFVRGVGFVTGKALALTDKYVIDGVVNGLAATAKWSGELLRLTQTGVVNTYVAYMVIGMILFAVIIWLY, encoded by the coding sequence ATGGGACTTACTTTCCTTATAGCTTTTCTGCCGCTGGTTGCCTTCTTAGTAAACGGCATATGTGGGTCACTCTTTGGCCTTAGTGGTTTTCGCAATCGCTCTCACTACGTTGGCGTTACAGCGGTTGGAGCTTCTATGCTCCTTTCCTTTTACGTTCTCTTTAAGGTAACGGGTGGAGAGGTAATCTCGGAAGTCTGGTTTAGCTGGCTCATTTCCGGTGGACTTTCCGCCTCCTTTGGAGGCTACGTTGACTCCCTAACGGCAGTTATGCTCGTTGTTGTAACTTTAGTCTCGTTCCTCGTCCACGTTTACTCCGTCGGCTACATGCACGAAGACCCCGGTTACGACCGCTTCTTTGCTTACCTTGGGCTTTTTACTTTTTCAATGCTCGTTCTGGTGCTGTCCCCCAACTTCCTCCAGCTGTTCTTTGGATGGGAGGCTGTAGGACTATCTTCTTACCTCTTAATAGGTTTTTGGTACAAGAAAAAGAGTGCCGCCGACGCTGCCGTTAAGGCCTTCCTGATGAACAGGGTGGGAGATTTCCTGTTTATACTGGGAGTAGTGTCTGTCTTCTGGGTGTTTGGCTCTCTGGATTTTCACGATGTATTTAGCAAAGTTCCGGAAGTTTCGGTTAAGGAGCTCTCAATCATTGCCCTTCTCCTCCTTGGCGGAGCTGTTGGAAAGTCCGCTCAGTTTCCCCTTCACACTTGGCTTCCAGACGCAATGGAAGGTCCTACGCCAATCTCTGCCCTAATTCACGCCGCAACTATGGTTGCTGCCGGAGTTTTTATGGTTGCAAGGTGTGCACCAATTTATGAGGCCTCTCAAGTTCTTACAGTCGTTGGGGTTATCGGCGTTATAACCGCCTTTGGAGCGGCAACCATAGGTCTTACCCAGTTTGACATAAAGAGAGTTCTTGCCTATTCAACTCTTTCCCAGCTTGGGTATATGTTTGCAGCCCTTGGGGTTGGGGCATACGTCTACGCAATGTTCCACCTCTTTACCCACGCCTTTTTCAAGGCACTTCTCTTTTTAGGTTCCGGTAGCGTTATCCACGCTATGGGAGGGGAGCAGGATATAAGGAAGATGGGAGGACTTTATAAATACATGAAGGTGACTGCTGTTACTTTCATTGTTGGAGCTTTAGCCCTTTCTGGTATTCCTCCCCTTGCTGGATTTTTCAGTAAAGACAAGATAATAACTTCCGCCTTTGGAGAGGGCCACTTGGCCTTCTGGTTCTTCTTAACGGCCGGTACCTTTCTCACCTCCCTCTACATGGGAAGGCTGATTTTTCTCGTCTTCTTTGGAGAAGAAAGGTTTGGCGATGAGGTGAGGAAGCACCTTCATGAATCACCTCCCGTTATGACGGTACCTCTTTTGGTTCTTGCGGTTCTTTCACTCTTTGCAGGTTTCCTTGAGGGTTGGTTCGTCCACTTCGTTGGGAATTCCGTTCCGAACGTTTCCTTTGAGCTTTCCCACTCGGTGGAGGTTTTCTTAGTTCTTACTTCTATTGGTCTTTCTCTCCTTGGAATTTTTGTTGCGGCTTACATCTACTTGTGGAGAAAAGCTTCTCCGGAGAAAATTGCAACCCTTTTCGGGCCTCTCTATAGGCTCGTTTACAACAAGTACTACTTTGACGAGGTGTATGATTTCCTCTTTGTAAGGGGCGTTGGCTTTGTTACCGGTAAAGCCTTGGCTCTTACTGACAAGTATGTGATTGACGGGGTCGTTAACGGCCTTGCGGCCACAGCGAAGTGGTCGGGAGAGCTCTTAAGGCTCACTCAGACTGGAGTCGTTAACACCTACGTTGCCTACATGGTTATTGGAATGATTCTCTTTGCAGTAATTATCTGGCTCTACTAA